The following are encoded together in the Aciduricibacillus chroicocephali genome:
- a CDS encoding ABC transporter substrate-binding protein — protein sequence MKNWVKLTAVALASTAVLGACGKSDTDGKSSGSKDADYTIGATQIVEHPSLDAAYKGFQEAIKDKGLKVKYDFQNAQNDKSNVNTISNNFVSKKVDLIFANSTPSALGALQATKEIPIVFTSVTDAVESGIAKSREDHPDNITGVLDLHPDAIKKTVDFINENFKGATVGLLYNAGEQNSVTQIKQVEKAGKGTDLKFEKRTVSTSAEVSQAAKTLAGKADVIYVVTDNTVVSALDSVVKVANEQKIPLVVGEPESLNKGGFATFGIDYHSIGYRAGEMAVDILKGDKKTKDLPIEYPQDMKLMINKKAAEKQGVKWNKAWDKNAEIVD from the coding sequence ATGAAGAATTGGGTGAAGTTGACTGCAGTCGCACTCGCGAGTACAGCTGTGCTCGGTGCTTGTGGCAAGAGTGATACAGACGGCAAAAGCAGTGGTTCAAAAGATGCGGATTACACGATTGGTGCTACTCAAATAGTAGAGCATCCATCATTGGATGCCGCATACAAAGGGTTCCAGGAAGCAATTAAGGACAAGGGGCTTAAAGTTAAATACGATTTCCAAAATGCACAAAATGATAAATCTAACGTAAATACAATATCAAATAACTTCGTTTCAAAGAAAGTAGACTTGATTTTTGCAAACTCTACACCAAGTGCGCTTGGTGCATTGCAAGCTACAAAGGAGATTCCAATTGTTTTCACTTCTGTAACTGATGCTGTAGAGTCAGGGATTGCCAAGTCGAGAGAAGACCATCCGGATAATATTACAGGTGTTCTTGATTTGCATCCTGATGCAATCAAGAAAACAGTCGATTTCATTAATGAAAACTTCAAGGGAGCAACTGTTGGGCTGTTGTACAATGCAGGAGAGCAGAACTCTGTTACACAAATCAAGCAGGTTGAGAAGGCAGGCAAGGGGACTGATTTGAAGTTCGAAAAACGAACAGTTTCTACATCTGCTGAAGTGAGCCAGGCTGCAAAGACATTGGCTGGAAAAGCGGACGTAATCTATGTTGTTACTGACAATACAGTTGTATCTGCGCTTGACAGTGTTGTTAAAGTGGCGAATGAGCAAAAGATTCCACTAGTCGTCGGTGAGCCGGAATCATTGAATAAAGGCGGATTCGCTACATTTGGAATTGACTACCATTCTATCGGCTATAGAGCTGGTGAAATGGCAGTAGATATCCTGAAGGGTGATAAAAAGACAAAAGATCTTCCTATTGAATACCCTCAAGATATGAAGCTTATGATCAATAAGAAAGCTGCTGAAAAACAAGGCGTTAAATGGAACAAAGCTTGGGACAAAAACGCTGAAATCGTAGACTGA
- a CDS encoding ABC transporter permease → MFISLFGAVESGMIYAIMALGVYLSFRVLDFPDLTVDGSFVTGAAVGTVSIMNGVPPIMATILAALAGFVAGCITGILHTKGKINPLLSGILMMIALYSINLRIMGQPTLSMLNDRTFFNQLQDLWAKTGIDKALNSGLSAIGLDQPGTWSILILMLVVTLAIKFLTDFYLKTEVGLALRATGDNKKMIRSFSANTDLLIISGLGLSNALVALAGGLVAQHDGFADAGMGIGMIIIGLASVIIGEALFGTKSIARTTLAVIGGAIIYRIVVTLALQVGFLETGDMKLITALLVIIALVAPKVVQGQREKKRRARKRQEIEQQAEGA, encoded by the coding sequence ATGTTTATTTCTTTATTTGGCGCTGTTGAATCCGGCATGATTTATGCAATTATGGCTTTGGGAGTCTATTTGTCCTTCCGCGTCCTTGACTTTCCGGATTTAACAGTAGACGGCAGTTTTGTAACCGGAGCGGCTGTCGGCACGGTTTCCATCATGAATGGTGTACCGCCGATCATGGCGACAATTTTAGCGGCGCTGGCTGGGTTTGTAGCTGGCTGCATTACCGGCATTTTGCATACGAAGGGCAAAATAAACCCATTGCTTTCTGGGATTTTAATGATGATTGCTCTTTATTCCATCAACTTGCGCATTATGGGACAGCCGACACTTTCAATGTTGAACGACCGGACATTTTTCAACCAGTTGCAGGATCTTTGGGCTAAGACTGGTATTGATAAGGCACTCAATAGTGGGCTGTCTGCAATTGGTTTAGACCAGCCTGGTACATGGTCAATCTTAATTTTGATGTTGGTTGTTACGCTTGCCATTAAATTCCTAACTGATTTCTACTTGAAAACAGAAGTAGGTCTGGCACTTAGAGCGACTGGAGATAACAAAAAGATGATTCGCAGTTTCTCGGCCAACACAGATCTGCTAATCATCTCAGGGTTGGGGCTTTCCAATGCGCTTGTTGCTCTCGCTGGCGGTCTTGTCGCTCAGCATGATGGTTTTGCTGATGCAGGCATGGGAATCGGTATGATCATTATCGGTCTTGCCTCTGTTATTATTGGTGAAGCGCTATTCGGTACGAAAAGTATTGCGAGAACAACACTTGCAGTAATCGGTGGAGCAATCATTTACCGGATCGTTGTGACGCTTGCTTTGCAAGTCGGTTTCCTTGAAACAGGAGATATGAAGCTGATTACAGCTCTGCTCGTTATTATTGCGCTCGTAGCTCCGAAGGTTGTTCAAGGACAGCGTGAGAAGAAGAGAAGAGCGAGAAAACGTCAAGAAATTGAACAGCAGGCAGAGGGGGCTTAA
- a CDS encoding ABC transporter ATP-binding protein: MLDLQNIMLTFNEGTPDEKRALQRLNLHLAEGDFVTVIGSNGAGKSTLMNVISGNLVPDAGNVLIDGKQVVHLPEYKRSAYIGRVFQDPMAGTAPTMTIEENLAMAYSRNKRRTLSFGVNKKRRELFVEYLKTLHLGLENRLTAKVGLLSGGERQALSLLMATFTEPNILLLDEHTAALDPSRAELITNLTKEIVDKFQLTTLMVTHNMQQALDLGNRLIMMDKGQIIFEASGAEKQKLTINDLMNEFQRIRGVQFESDRAVLG, from the coding sequence ATGCTGGATTTGCAAAACATCATGCTAACGTTCAATGAGGGTACACCAGATGAGAAGCGAGCTTTGCAAAGGCTTAATTTACATTTGGCTGAAGGAGACTTTGTAACAGTCATTGGTAGTAACGGAGCTGGTAAATCAACATTGATGAACGTCATTTCGGGTAATTTAGTTCCTGATGCAGGAAATGTCTTAATTGATGGGAAGCAGGTAGTGCACCTTCCAGAATACAAGCGTTCAGCATATATAGGCCGTGTTTTTCAAGATCCGATGGCTGGGACTGCTCCAACAATGACAATAGAGGAGAACCTCGCAATGGCTTATTCGCGTAATAAGCGCCGTACCCTCTCATTTGGAGTGAACAAGAAGCGCCGCGAATTGTTCGTGGAGTATTTGAAAACATTGCATCTTGGACTTGAGAATCGACTGACAGCAAAAGTCGGGCTACTATCCGGTGGAGAACGCCAGGCCCTTTCACTGCTTATGGCTACATTCACTGAGCCGAATATATTGCTGCTTGATGAACATACAGCAGCGCTGGATCCTTCACGTGCAGAGCTGATTACGAATTTGACGAAGGAGATTGTCGACAAGTTCCAGCTGACAACTCTAATGGTCACCCATAACATGCAGCAGGCCCTTGACCTTGGGAATCGCCTGATTATGATGGATAAGGGACAAATCATCTTTGAAGCTTCAGGAGCGGAGAAGCAGAAGCTGACGATCAATGACCTGATGAATGAATTCCAGCGTATTCGCGGCGTTCAATTTGAAAGTGACCGTGCTGTACTTGGTTAA
- a CDS encoding AI-2E family transporter has product MEKNSNQLPSSRMIRFLGGYNLLFMLLILILIGIAVYVFNKVSFVFQPLLIIMSTIAPPIILAFIAYYLLNPIVNLLEKFKIKRIWGILILILGIIGLITWLSFVTVPAIRTQAMELGENFPAYIEKMGMGFKTWIDGTFLGTYYDQGYAWVMKKADRLPADISHYFGGAAEGIMNFASTLTHVVIVLITFPFVLFFLLKDSGRFKEYFLKILPPKFRADADHILDRMDVQVGSYIQGQIIVATCIGILLYIGYLIIDLDYAITLAIIAAVTSVVPYLGPMIAVTPAIIIALVTSPIMLLKMAIVWAAVQFLEGHFISPNIMGKTMQIHPLTIMFVLLTAGNLFGVFGVILAIPGYAILKVIVTYLYSKFKDRYNRFFGADAGTYQLSDEFHHPYDKDQDHHIFRKK; this is encoded by the coding sequence ATGGAGAAGAACAGCAATCAATTACCCTCCTCAAGAATGATTCGATTTCTCGGTGGGTATAACCTTCTATTTATGCTGCTAATTCTGATACTTATCGGAATCGCAGTCTACGTATTCAATAAAGTATCATTTGTTTTCCAGCCTTTGCTTATCATTATGTCAACAATCGCTCCGCCGATTATTCTGGCTTTCATTGCCTATTATCTATTGAATCCAATTGTAAACTTGTTGGAAAAATTTAAAATCAAACGTATATGGGGCATCCTGATACTTATATTAGGTATCATCGGATTAATTACATGGCTCAGCTTTGTAACAGTACCAGCAATCCGTACTCAAGCAATGGAACTGGGTGAGAACTTCCCAGCCTATATTGAAAAAATGGGTATGGGATTCAAAACTTGGATTGATGGCACTTTCCTTGGAACCTATTATGATCAAGGATATGCATGGGTAATGAAAAAGGCGGATAGACTGCCAGCAGACATTAGCCACTATTTTGGCGGTGCTGCCGAAGGGATTATGAACTTTGCCAGCACGCTCACACATGTCGTTATTGTTCTGATTACATTCCCATTTGTTCTATTCTTCCTATTGAAAGACAGCGGTCGTTTCAAAGAATATTTTTTGAAGATCTTACCTCCAAAGTTCCGTGCAGATGCCGATCATATTCTTGATCGTATGGATGTACAAGTAGGTTCTTATATCCAGGGACAGATCATCGTAGCGACATGCATAGGAATCCTGCTATATATCGGCTATCTCATTATTGATCTCGACTATGCTATTACGTTAGCAATTATTGCAGCTGTGACGAGTGTCGTACCGTACTTGGGACCGATGATAGCCGTTACACCAGCAATTATCATAGCCCTTGTCACATCCCCAATTATGCTGCTTAAAATGGCGATTGTATGGGCTGCCGTCCAATTCCTTGAGGGACATTTCATCTCTCCAAACATTATGGGTAAGACAATGCAGATCCACCCGCTTACAATCATGTTCGTCCTACTGACTGCAGGTAATCTGTTTGGAGTCTTCGGAGTCATTCTAGCAATCCCTGGCTACGCTATTCTGAAAGTAATTGTCACGTATCTCTATAGCAAATTCAAAGATCGTTATAATCGATTCTTTGGTGCCGACGCAGGGACATATCAGCTATCTGATGAATTTCATCATCCATATGATAAAGATCAAGATCACCACATTTTCCGCAAGAAATAA
- a CDS encoding GntR family transcriptional regulator → MFIEINFEAEQPIYSQIVHQIIGGIARNDLSAGESLPSVRALAADIGVNLHTVNKAYQQLKQDGYIIIHRRKGVTVHPDGPPIADEAFIESLKAELMPKVAEAACRNLQQEELMEIVRDIYNSFRGTE, encoded by the coding sequence ATGTTCATTGAAATAAACTTTGAGGCAGAACAGCCAATTTATTCGCAAATTGTTCACCAGATTATTGGTGGTATTGCACGGAATGATTTATCAGCGGGGGAATCATTGCCATCTGTGCGAGCGCTGGCTGCTGATATTGGAGTTAATTTGCATACAGTAAACAAAGCGTATCAGCAATTAAAACAGGACGGCTATATAATTATCCATCGGCGTAAAGGTGTAACTGTTCATCCTGATGGACCGCCAATTGCAGATGAAGCATTTATAGAGTCATTAAAAGCTGAGCTGATGCCTAAAGTTGCTGAGGCTGCCTGCAGAAATTTGCAACAGGAAGAATTAATGGAGATTGTTAGAGATATATATAACAGTTTTAGGGGGACTGAGTAA
- a CDS encoding DUF1648 domain-containing protein: MDGTILLITVLLMVPVNFILAITPYITRQTEVFGVIVGGDYVKDALFRKWRRQFAVTAGIVQFLLIIVFVGVEVLGSMDENSMAILFSIVLLCQIIAVAIIYMIFHKKMKELKKTQPELFRNHERVRISTNFRKQKLTVSNYWFLIPTFITVVTILVTYRMYGQIPDRIPLQYNLNGEAVEFTEKSKQTAFMLPAIQLSMTVLFLFINIIIRKAKQQVEGRDMEADMQRNVIFRYRWSIFLLFTAVLLVLMFATIQASLIWTMPEKLLIIMPFLFTAIILGATIYLTITTGQGGSRIRIEGETASPDSPYVGRDEDKYWKFGLFYFNKNDPSIFVEKRFGIGWTNNWAHPISWLFIIIVIILAVGLPLFLAL, encoded by the coding sequence ATGGATGGAACGATCTTATTGATTACGGTTTTATTAATGGTTCCTGTCAATTTCATTTTGGCAATCACTCCGTATATTACACGCCAGACGGAAGTGTTCGGAGTAATAGTCGGGGGCGACTATGTTAAAGACGCGCTTTTCCGTAAATGGCGCCGTCAGTTTGCTGTAACAGCGGGAATTGTACAGTTTCTTTTAATAATCGTTTTTGTAGGGGTAGAGGTTCTAGGTTCAATGGATGAAAACAGTATGGCAATTTTATTTTCTATCGTTCTGCTGTGCCAAATTATCGCTGTCGCAATTATATATATGATTTTCCACAAAAAAATGAAAGAACTAAAGAAGACCCAACCGGAACTGTTCCGTAATCATGAAAGAGTGCGTATTAGTACAAACTTTCGAAAGCAGAAACTTACTGTATCCAATTACTGGTTCCTAATTCCGACTTTCATAACTGTTGTTACAATCTTGGTGACATATCGTATGTACGGACAGATTCCAGATCGTATTCCGCTTCAATATAATTTGAACGGTGAGGCAGTTGAGTTTACGGAGAAGTCAAAGCAGACTGCATTCATGCTTCCAGCGATCCAACTTTCCATGACAGTCCTTTTCTTATTTATCAACATTATAATCCGGAAAGCAAAACAGCAAGTTGAAGGGCGAGATATGGAGGCAGACATGCAACGTAATGTGATATTCCGTTATCGTTGGTCTATATTTCTTCTATTCACGGCTGTATTATTGGTTCTTATGTTTGCGACAATACAAGCTTCACTTATCTGGACTATGCCTGAAAAACTATTAATTATTATGCCTTTCCTTTTTACAGCCATTATACTTGGAGCGACTATTTATCTTACAATTACAACAGGGCAGGGTGGAAGCAGGATACGAATTGAAGGAGAAACGGCATCTCCGGACAGCCCATATGTAGGGCGAGATGAAGATAAATATTGGAAGTTCGGTTTGTTTTATTTTAATAAAAATGATCCATCGATATTCGTTGAGAAACGTTTTGGCATTGGATGGACGAATAACTGGGCACATCCGATTTCATGGTTGTTTATCATTATTGTTATTATACTAGCTGTTGGTCTGCCTCTCTTCCTAGCGCTTTAG